In Pyrus communis chromosome 1, drPyrComm1.1, whole genome shotgun sequence, the following are encoded in one genomic region:
- the LOC137708297 gene encoding uncharacterized protein At1g10890-like has translation MGRSISKSPSYSRGRSRRDRSRSPYSTSRRNRSSASPRRRRSRSASYRRRKSRSPTPRRPNRRHRSRSRSRSSSLSPPLPKSHSPRLTSNERKNAADKLKKEEEEKIRRQQEAELKQLEEETARRLEEAIRKNVEERLASDEVKSEIERRIEEGRKKLFEDVKAQLDMEKEAALVEARRKEEQARKEREELDKMLEENRRRVEEAQRREALELQTKEEERYRELELIQRQKEEAARRKKLEEEEEHANLMKLSSKSKSRSKSFGGGF, from the exons aTGGGACGGAGCATATCGAAGTCGCCGTCGTACAGCAGAGGTCGAAGCCGGAGAGATCGAAGCCGCTCACCCTACTCCACCTCCAG AAGAAATCGTTCGAGTGCCTCCCCGCGCCGCCGTAGGAGTCGGTCGGCAAGTTACAGGCGACGCAAGAGTCGGTCTCCGACACCCAGACGACCTAATAGACGAcatagaagcagaagcagaagcagaagcagctcTTTGTCTCCTCCTTTGCCCAAATCTCACAGTCCACGCCTGACCTCAAACGAACGCAAAAATGCTGCTGACAAACTCaagaaagaggaggaagaaaaaatcaG GCGGCAGCAGGAGGCCGAACTCAAACAGTTAGAAGAAGAGACTGCAAGGAGACTTGAGGAAGCGATTCGGAAAAACGTGGAGGAGAGGCTGGCTTCAGATGAAGTTAAGTCAGAGATTGAGAGGCGTATAGAAGAAGGTCGGAAGAAATTGTTTGAGGATGTTAAAGCTCAACTTGATATGGAAAAGGAAGCTGCTCTTGTTGAAGCAAGACGAAAAGAA GAACAAGCtcggaaagagagagaagagcttGATAAGATGCTGGAGGAGAACCGGAGGAGGGTGGAAGAGGCTCAGAGAAGAGAAGCTTTGGAACTGCAGACCAAAGAAGAGGAACGGTATCGAGAGTTGGAGCTGATTCAGAGACAAAAAGAAGAGGCTGCGAGGAGAAAAAAactggaagaggaagaagaacacGCAAATCTGATGAAGTTGTCAAGTAAGAGTAAATCTCGGTCAaagtcttttggtggtggtttTTAA
- the LOC137736298 gene encoding cyclin-dependent kinase E-1: MGDGSASGNRDHNNNHNHHNNHGHGHGHNHGGGYSNKPEWLQQYDLIGKIGEGTYGLVFLVRIKSPSNRGKSIAIKKFKQSKDGDGVSPTAIREIMLLREISHENVVKLVNVHINHTDMSLYLAFDYAEHDLYEIIRHHRDKVNQAINHYTIKTLLWQLLNGLNYLHSNWIIHRDLKPSNILVMGDAEEQGVVKIADFGLARIYQAPLKSLSDNGVVVTIWYRAPELLLGAKHYTSAVDMWAVGCIFAELLTLKPLFQGAEVKAIPNPFQLDQLDKIFKVLGHPTLEKWPALANLPHWQQDVQHIQSHKYDNTALHSVVHLSPKSPAYDLLSKMLEYDPRKRITAAQALEHEYFRIEPLPGRNALVPTQGEKVVNYPTRPVDTTTDFEGTTSIQPSQPVSSGNAVSGNMSGAHVGRSVPRPMVNMQRMQPQGMAAYNLASQAGIGGAMNPGGMPMQRGVAQAHHQQQLRRKDNGMGMPGYPPQQKSRRF, encoded by the exons ATGGGTGACGGCAGCGCAAGCGGCAACAGAGACCATAACAACAAtcacaaccaccacaacaaccaCGGCCATGGCCACGGCCACAACCACGGCGGTGGTTATAGTAACAAGCCGGAGTGGCTGCAACAGTACGATCTGATAGGGAAGATCGGGGAGGGCACGTACGGCCTGGTGTTCCTCGTGAGGATCAAGTCTCCTTCCAACCGCGGAAAGTCCATCGCCATCAAGAAATTCAAGCAGTCCAAGGACGGCGATGGCGTCTCCCCCACCGCCATCCGCGAAATCAtg TTGCTGCGGGAAATATCGCACGAGAATGTGGTGAAGCTTGTGAATGTTCACATCAATCACACAGACATGTCCCTCTATCTGGCTTTCGATTACGCAGAACATGACCTTTAT GAAATCATTAGACATCACAGAGACAAAGTTAATCAAGCTATCAATCATTACACTATTAAGACATTGCTCTGGCAGCTGCTCAATGGACTCAATTATCTCCATAG TAATTGGATCATTCATCGTGATTTAAAGCCATCTAATATCTTG GTTATGGGCGATGCAGAGGAACAAGGAGTTGTGAAAATTGCGGATTTTGGACTTGCAAGGATATATCAAGCTCCTTTGAAGTCATTGTCTGACAATGGG GTTGTGGTAACCATTTGGTACCGTGCGCCGGAGTTGCTCCTTGGGGCTAAGCACTACACAAGTGCTGTTG ATATGTGGGCTGTTGGATGCATCTTTGCCGAGCTTTTGACTTTGAAGCCATTATTTCAAGGTGCAGAAGTCAAAGCTATACCAAATCCTTTTCAG CTTGATCAACTTGACAAGATATTCAAGGTCTTAG GTCATCCGACACTAGAAAAGTGGCCAGCACTTGCAAACCTTCCACACTGGCAACAAGATGTGCAACATATTCAAAGCCATAAATA TGATAATACTGCATTGCATAGTGTAGTTCACCTCTCTCCAAAAAGTCCTGCATATGACCTCCTATCTAAGATGCTCGA ATATGATCCTCGAAAGCGTATAACAGCTGCACAAGCATTAGAGCATGA GTATTTTCGTATTGAGCCTCTACCAGGTCGCAA TGCTTTGGTGCCTACCCAAGGAGAGAAAGTAGTGAATTATCCTACTCGTCCGGTAGACACAACCACAGATTTTGAAGGGACAACTAGCATTCAACCTTCACAACCG GTATCATCTGGAAATGCAGTATCTGGAAACATGTCAGGTGCTCATGTGGGGAGATCCGTACCCAGGCCTATGGTTAACATGCAACGAATGCAGCCTCAGGGCATGGCTGCTTATAATCTTGCATCTCAAGCAGggattggtggtgcaatgaatCCTGGCGGCATGCCAATGCAGCGTGGTGTAGCACAGGCCCATCACCAACAACAG TTGAGAAGGAAAGATAATGGAATGGGGATGCCGGGATACCCTCCACAGCAGAAATCCAGACGTTTCTGA
- the LOC137736533 gene encoding protein DOG1-like 4 → MANTNILDAERESFHRFFECWLDEQNQRLHDLTFAAKNNTTATTTAATNPATTTAAINTSSTSLGKLVERVVKHYEHYYEVKSRWAKQDVLGMLSPSWLSSLEDAFLWIGGWRPSMAFHLFLSKSGLQLEARVSEFIRGFCSSSSKGNLADLSSHQLTQMDQMQQRTVKEERDISEKMDKQQEAVADSSMVNLSHVITELMNAGSGDDPVAEEDPRVESALASKEQGLEEILHRADNLRLRTLKSITHILTPIQAVHFLIAAAELHLRVHDWGKEKDATTHAHSSQP, encoded by the coding sequence ATGGCAAACACGAACATTCTAGACGCTGAGCGCGAGAGCTTCCACAGGTTCTTTGAGTGCTGGCTTGATGAACAAAACCAGCGCCTCCACGACCTCACTTTTGCCGCAAAAAATAACACCACCGCCACCACTACCGCCGCTACTAATCCTGCAACAACCACTGCTGCTATTAACACAAGCAGTACAAGTTTAGGAAAACTGGTGGAGCGCGTGGTGAAGCATTACGAGCATTACTACGAGGTCAAGTCGAGATGGGCTAAGCAGGACGTCCTCGGAATGCTGTCGCCTTCTTGGCTGAGCTCCCTCGAGGACGCCTTCCTTTGGATTGGCGGCTGGAGACCAAGCATGGCTTTTCACCTCTTCCTTTCAAAGTCGGGGTTGCAACTCGAGGCTCGCGTATCCGAGTTCATCCGAGGCTtttgtagtagtagtagtaagGGTAACTTGGCGGATTTGTCGTCGCATCAGCTGACGCAGATGGACCAGATGCAGCAGAGGACTGTTAAGGAAGAGAGGGACATCAGCGAGAAGATGGACAAACAGCAGGAGGCCGTCGCTGACTCCTCGATGGTCAACTTGTCCCACGTCATTACAGAGTTGATGAATGCCGGTAGTGGTGACGATCCAGTTGCGGAGGAGGACCCCCGAGTGGAATCCGCTCTGGCATCCAAGGAGCAAGGTTTGGAGGAGATTCTGCATAGGGCTGATAATCTACGGCTGAGGACGCTGAAATCCATCACGCACATTCTGACTCCAATCCAGGCCGTCCATTTCTTGATTGCTGCTGCTGAGTTGCACTTGAGGGTTCATGACTGGGGGAAAGAGAAAGACGCCACTACCCATGCCCACTCTTCTCAACCATGA